A stretch of Caenibius tardaugens NBRC 16725 DNA encodes these proteins:
- a CDS encoding class I adenylate-forming enzyme family protein, giving the protein MTAQIDPRAPSLSGPGEPFEIVEQMVNGRLMRVFARTNGTLSMLFSMMPALGDVDFVVDGDRRISYAAFHAQAGAIAAGFAAQYDLKPGDRVALAMHNSPEWMYAFTALSALGTVPALINSRGSGEEMRYCTEDVGASLVVADARRAEALAQAGYEGPVVVFDEAAFDAMAHEYAGKPLPQNTADADDACCILFTSGTTGRPKGAIISHRAMLTGVFMAQHAGARFAARVAAQMGIDVQTFMAARPRSAVFLIFPLFHVSGCQQIFLGVLARGGKIVFHRRWNPAEALRLIEQEKITEFTGPPMTLWDVLNEPTRAERDLSSLGSIASGGQALPINLLNELRKAFPNRIFGGGYGMTETSGSVSLAMGELFTNRPECSGVMHDLADMRVVDDDGNPLPAGEVGEISVRGPMLMSGYWGKPEETAKTMDVDGWLRTGDIGVVDESGYVAIVDRKTNMVICKGENIYCAEIERVISDHADVADVAAFGILDDRVGERLAVAVVAQPGKSLTEDQVRQQVRDHLAEYKVPTDVFLREDPLPRNATGKVDRQVLRRELGLI; this is encoded by the coding sequence TTGACCGCGCAGATCGATCCACGCGCACCCAGCCTTTCTGGCCCGGGCGAGCCATTTGAAATTGTTGAGCAAATGGTGAACGGGCGTTTGATGCGCGTATTCGCGCGAACAAACGGCACCTTGTCCATGCTCTTTTCCATGATGCCCGCTCTGGGCGATGTGGACTTTGTCGTCGATGGCGACAGACGTATTTCCTACGCCGCATTTCATGCGCAGGCCGGGGCGATTGCTGCCGGTTTCGCTGCACAGTACGATCTCAAGCCGGGCGATCGTGTGGCATTGGCCATGCACAACAGCCCGGAATGGATGTATGCGTTTACGGCCCTGTCCGCCTTGGGCACGGTGCCCGCGCTGATCAACAGCCGCGGTTCCGGTGAAGAAATGCGGTATTGCACGGAAGATGTCGGTGCATCGCTGGTGGTCGCTGATGCGCGCCGGGCCGAAGCGCTGGCGCAGGCCGGATACGAAGGCCCGGTTGTGGTGTTCGATGAAGCCGCTTTCGATGCCATGGCGCACGAATATGCGGGCAAACCCCTTCCGCAAAACACGGCGGATGCAGACGATGCCTGCTGCATCCTGTTTACATCGGGGACCACCGGGCGACCCAAGGGGGCAATTATCAGTCACCGGGCGATGTTGACCGGAGTGTTCATGGCGCAACATGCCGGCGCACGCTTTGCCGCACGTGTGGCGGCGCAGATGGGCATCGATGTGCAGACTTTCATGGCGGCCCGCCCGCGAAGCGCGGTCTTCCTGATTTTCCCGCTGTTCCACGTCAGCGGCTGCCAGCAGATTTTCCTCGGCGTGCTGGCGCGGGGTGGGAAGATCGTCTTCCATCGTCGCTGGAACCCGGCGGAAGCCCTTCGGTTGATCGAGCAGGAAAAAATCACCGAATTCACCGGCCCGCCGATGACCCTGTGGGATGTTCTGAATGAACCGACCCGGGCAGAGCGTGATCTTTCGTCATTGGGGTCGATTGCCAGCGGTGGACAGGCCCTGCCTATCAACCTTCTGAACGAACTGCGTAAGGCATTTCCCAACCGCATCTTCGGCGGGGGGTACGGGATGACCGAAACATCCGGTTCCGTCAGTCTCGCCATGGGCGAACTGTTCACCAACCGTCCGGAATGCTCCGGAGTCATGCACGATCTGGCCGACATGCGGGTGGTCGATGATGACGGCAATCCCTTGCCCGCAGGCGAAGTGGGCGAAATCAGCGTACGTGGTCCGATGCTGATGTCGGGTTACTGGGGCAAGCCCGAAGAAACCGCCAAGACGATGGATGTCGATGGCTGGCTGCGTACCGGCGATATCGGGGTTGTGGATGAGAGCGGTTATGTCGCCATTGTCGATCGCAAGACCAACATGGTCATTTGCAAGGGCGAGAACATCTATTGCGCCGAAATCGAACGGGTAATTTCCGACCATGCCGATGTCGCGGATGTTGCCGCGTTCGGCATACTCGACGATCGGGTGGGCGAACGCCTGGCCGTGGCGGTTGTCGCACAACCGGGCAAGTCGCTGACGGAAGATCAGGTGCGCCAGCAGGTGCGCGATCATCTGGCGGAATACAAGGTTCCGACCGATGTCTTCCTGCGCGAAGATCCACTCCCGCGGAACGCAACCGGCAAGGTTGACCGTCAGGTTCTCCGTCGCGAACTCGGGCTGATCTGA
- a CDS encoding MaoC family dehydratase, whose protein sequence is MTGNGGARAFIAEQAGRSFASDWVTIDQEMINRFAEATRDFEFIHIDPERAAETFLGGTIAHGFLVLSLLPHLRDQAHLPIPPGVTVGLNYGLDKVRFTAPVRSGKAVRGVFTIVDTVERQRNQFQQVLDIVIEQEGEDRPAMIARWLVHFTIAEGA, encoded by the coding sequence ATGACGGGAAACGGGGGAGCGCGAGCGTTTATCGCGGAACAGGCAGGGCGCAGCTTCGCATCGGACTGGGTGACGATCGATCAGGAGATGATCAATCGCTTTGCCGAGGCAACGCGCGATTTTGAATTTATTCACATCGATCCCGAACGTGCCGCCGAAACTTTTCTGGGTGGCACGATTGCCCATGGCTTCCTTGTCCTTTCGCTGCTCCCGCATTTGCGGGATCAGGCGCATCTTCCCATCCCGCCGGGTGTAACGGTTGGCCTGAATTACGGATTGGACAAGGTGCGGTTCACCGCACCGGTCCGCTCTGGCAAGGCAGTGCGCGGGGTGTTCACGATTGTCGATACCGTGGAACGGCAGCGTAACCAGTTCCAGCAGGTTCTCGATATTGTGATCGAACAGGAAGGCGAGGATCGGCCTGCAATGATCGCGCGCTGGCTGGTGCATTTCACGATTGCTGAAGGGGCCTGA
- a CDS encoding alpha/beta fold hydrolase, which yields MLEKVRLAGAGVELAADVGGPEQGVPVIMLHGVGQTRHSWGTAAARLAGSGYRVTSFDLRGHGESDWSPDSEYGFERFIGDLAAVQALQSRPAFLVGASMGGLTSLLGVAEGGIAAAGLVLVDIAPRLEEAGASHITSFMRGNADGFASVEEAADAVAAYRPDRPRPRDPSGLMKNLRLADDGRYYWHWDPAIMQHRRSPEGWQLLLERFHKAAATLTIPTALVRGGLSNVVSAEGAEEFGALVPHAEIVTIDKADHMVAGDRNDRFADAVIAFLDRHASLAG from the coding sequence ATGCTGGAAAAGGTCAGGCTGGCGGGGGCAGGCGTAGAACTGGCGGCGGATGTTGGCGGTCCGGAACAGGGCGTACCGGTAATCATGCTGCACGGGGTGGGGCAGACCCGTCATTCGTGGGGCACGGCGGCGGCCCGTTTGGCCGGTTCCGGCTATCGGGTGACATCCTTCGATCTGCGTGGTCACGGCGAAAGCGACTGGTCTCCGGATAGCGAATATGGCTTTGAACGGTTCATTGGCGATCTTGCCGCAGTGCAGGCCCTGCAAAGCCGTCCTGCCTTTCTGGTCGGTGCGTCCATGGGTGGTTTGACGTCGCTGCTCGGGGTGGCGGAGGGGGGCATCGCTGCCGCCGGGTTGGTGCTCGTGGATATCGCCCCGCGCCTGGAAGAAGCCGGCGCATCACATATCACCAGTTTCATGCGCGGGAATGCTGATGGCTTTGCCAGCGTGGAGGAGGCTGCTGATGCCGTTGCGGCCTACCGCCCGGATCGTCCACGCCCGCGTGATCCCAGCGGCCTGATGAAAAACCTGCGTCTGGCGGACGATGGCCGATATTACTGGCATTGGGACCCGGCGATCATGCAGCACAGACGCTCGCCCGAAGGCTGGCAATTGTTGCTGGAAAGGTTCCACAAGGCCGCCGCCACGCTCACGATACCGACCGCACTGGTGCGCGGCGGGTTAAGCAATGTCGTTAGCGCCGAAGGGGCCGAAGAATTCGGCGCACTGGTGCCCCATGCCGAAATCGTGACGATCGACAAGGCGGATCATATGGTGGCTGGGGATCGCAACGATCGTTTTGCGGATGCGGTTATCGCGTTTCTTGATCGGCACGCATCACTGGCCGGTTAG
- a CDS encoding nuclear transport factor 2 family protein — MKPADLPIKSMSAVKARDREGWLALFEDNAVVEDPVGGHEMWDKEGTGQQGKEAIGRFYDMFSSSQSAMDFEVHHMAACGNEAACFVTMKFTMNDGTVNENKLINIYKMSPNGKVASLRSFWN; from the coding sequence ATGAAACCGGCAGATCTCCCCATCAAGTCCATGAGCGCGGTAAAGGCGCGCGACCGGGAAGGCTGGCTTGCGCTGTTCGAAGATAACGCCGTGGTGGAAGATCCCGTCGGCGGCCACGAAATGTGGGACAAGGAAGGCACCGGACAGCAGGGCAAGGAAGCGATTGGCCGCTTCTACGACATGTTCAGCAGTTCGCAGTCCGCCATGGACTTCGAAGTGCACCACATGGCCGCATGCGGCAACGAAGCGGCATGTTTCGTCACGATGAAGTTCACAATGAACGATGGCACGGTGAACGAAAACAAGCTGATCAACATCTACAAGATGTCACCCAACGGGAAAGTGGCTTCGCTGCGGTCCTTCTGGAACTGA
- a CDS encoding TIGR03619 family F420-dependent LLM class oxidoreductase: protein MRFWLSMMAVSELDQLVELAKHAEECGFYGVTYADHLIMPANIETPYPYTADGKLFWPLEAPWPDPWITLALLGAETKHIHLATNIYLAALRDPFTVARAVSTTAAFSGGRVVCGVSAGWLKEEYDAAGVDFASRGRRLDEILAVCRRLWAGETFSHEGEFFQFDSVILRPVPPEPVPVWVGGKAGPALRRAAANDGWLGLPGTVDDNLAIVARMHDMRRDMGRTVDDFRPCVSLIEPLTESARTRLEEGGIGDTAAIPWFPTPWEVEAFLPEGADITRLSVKKDAISRYADRVIAKHT, encoded by the coding sequence ATGCGTTTCTGGCTATCCATGATGGCTGTGTCCGAACTGGACCAACTCGTCGAACTGGCCAAACATGCCGAAGAATGTGGGTTTTACGGTGTCACCTATGCCGATCACCTCATCATGCCGGCGAATATCGAAACGCCTTACCCCTACACCGCCGATGGCAAGCTGTTCTGGCCGCTGGAAGCCCCCTGGCCCGACCCGTGGATCACGCTGGCGCTGCTCGGCGCAGAAACGAAACACATTCATCTTGCCACGAACATCTATCTCGCGGCCTTACGCGATCCTTTCACGGTGGCGCGCGCGGTTTCGACCACAGCCGCATTTTCGGGCGGGCGCGTGGTCTGCGGGGTCTCCGCAGGCTGGCTGAAAGAAGAATACGATGCGGCGGGTGTGGACTTTGCCAGCCGCGGCCGTCGTCTGGATGAAATTCTGGCGGTGTGCCGACGTTTGTGGGCAGGCGAAACCTTCAGCCACGAAGGCGAATTCTTCCAGTTCGATTCCGTGATCCTGCGCCCCGTTCCGCCTGAACCGGTGCCCGTGTGGGTGGGTGGCAAGGCTGGCCCGGCGCTGCGCCGCGCGGCGGCGAATGATGGGTGGCTCGGCCTGCCCGGCACGGTAGACGACAATCTCGCCATCGTGGCGCGCATGCACGATATGCGCCGCGACATGGGCCGCACAGTGGATGATTTCCGCCCCTGCGTCTCTCTGATAGAACCACTGACGGAAAGCGCCCGCACACGCCTTGAAGAAGGCGGAATTGGCGATACGGCGGCCATCCCCTGGTTCCCGACCCCGTGGGAAGTCGAAGCCTTCCTGCCCGAAGGGGCCGACATCACCCGCCTATCGGTCAAGAAGGACGCCATCAGCCGCTATGCCGATCGCGTTATTGCCAAACACACCTGA
- a CDS encoding glycine cleavage system protein R codes for MTSQIILSVAGSDRPGLTQALADAVLAAGGNWLESHLSRLGGTYVGSVLVALDPENLPVLERHIRAVDATGLRVSIVPAGEDPATQGQPLWIELVGQDRPGIVREVTAVLANLGVNIEEFSTGTENSAWSGEMLFRMNALVIVPPRTSGEDVQSALEAISGEIMVDFTFTPPEG; via the coding sequence ATGACATCGCAGATTATCCTCTCCGTTGCCGGAAGCGACCGCCCAGGCCTGACGCAGGCGCTTGCCGACGCGGTGCTGGCAGCGGGCGGAAACTGGCTCGAAAGCCATCTTAGCCGGCTTGGCGGAACCTACGTAGGATCGGTACTTGTCGCACTCGACCCGGAAAACCTGCCCGTATTGGAACGCCATATTCGCGCGGTCGATGCCACAGGCTTGCGCGTCTCCATCGTTCCGGCCGGGGAAGACCCCGCTACACAAGGCCAACCGCTGTGGATCGAACTGGTCGGGCAGGACCGCCCCGGTATCGTGCGTGAAGTGACGGCGGTTCTTGCCAACCTCGGCGTCAATATCGAGGAGTTTTCAACCGGCACCGAAAACAGCGCATGGTCAGGCGAAATGCTGTTTCGGATGAATGCCCTGGTGATCGTTCCGCCACGGACATCGGGTGAGGACGTACAATCCGCGCTCGAAGCGATTTCCGGTGAAATCATGGTCGATTTCACCTTCACCCCGCCTGAGGGATAA
- a CDS encoding nuclear transport factor 2 family protein, whose product MQEQFENLLAVRAIEQNIIAIARAMDSHDWDAIHAITAEDVVADMGTGRLEGPHAITDLMRHYLERCGTTQHLIGNIVVDVSGEVATSRAYVHDSHLPPDNSSEVYFTLGDYHDRWEKRGGRWLMVERIKHNRANVGSLNKVFGL is encoded by the coding sequence ATGCAGGAACAGTTTGAAAACTTGCTCGCGGTGCGGGCTATCGAGCAGAACATTATCGCGATTGCGCGGGCCATGGACAGTCACGACTGGGACGCCATTCATGCGATTACCGCAGAAGATGTGGTTGCCGATATGGGGACCGGTCGGCTGGAAGGGCCGCACGCCATCACCGATCTCATGCGTCACTATCTTGAACGTTGCGGCACGACCCAGCATCTGATCGGAAACATTGTGGTCGATGTTTCCGGCGAGGTGGCAACCAGTCGTGCCTATGTGCATGACAGCCATCTGCCGCCGGACAATTCCAGCGAAGTCTACTTTACTCTGGGGGATTACCACGATCGCTGGGAAAAACGCGGCGGACGCTGGCTGATGGTTGAACGGATCAAGCACAACCGGGCCAATGTGGGTTCCTTGAACAAGGTGTTCGGGTTGTAG
- a CDS encoding arylsulfatase: MSIGKIRNTVGRLALAASLGAITLGTASPALAQADTPAAPPVQYQRQAPAGAPNVVLILLDDVGFGASATFGGPAATPALDRLAKEGLRYNRFHTTAICSPTRASLLSGRNPHATGIGAVMNVADERPGYSGFHAKDTATIAEILRQNGYSTAMFGKWHQTPDWEVSQSGPFDRWPTGEGFEKFYGFQGGETDQFEPTLYDGTTPIMRPAGDNYHLTDDLVDQSIKWMHAQKSVTPDKPFFLYLATGGIHAPIQVPKEYVDRYHGKFNQGWDKLREEIFARQKRLGVIPADAKLTPRPDGLPAWDSLTPQQKTFASRQMEAYVAFLAHTDDQMNRLVQSLKDSGQFNNTLFVYIVGDNGASAEGGLQGSLNYMGQLQGVPEPEEGKFAGIDRIGTADAYAHVNSAWAWATNAPFQWTKTVASHLGGTRNAMVLTWPDKIKTPGGVRSQFGHVNDITPTILEAVGIEAPKVVNGIAQKPMNGTSLVYSFNDAKAPERHTTQYFEVFGHRAIYHDGWMASAFHSRLPWTAGFDTVKKPFEEDTWELYDLRKDFSQSVNLAAKYPEKVDELKALFMKEAAANQVLPLKEQQFINNLPDLAKGVTRATYHEGTVSVPEKAVPHMNNRSWSLLSDVTTSDNTRGVIATIGGTAGGWSLYLDAERRPTFTYRVFDLKTVDLKGAPLAPGANKLRVDFDYDGKGYGKGGKLTLSVNGQPVASDTVPASPLAYFSINETFDVGLDTGSAGGKYPAGAPLGYPYADGKIDQVTIELR; the protein is encoded by the coding sequence ATGAGCATCGGTAAGATTCGCAACACAGTCGGCCGACTGGCACTGGCGGCTTCGTTAGGGGCCATCACATTGGGCACGGCATCGCCCGCGCTGGCGCAGGCTGATACGCCCGCCGCGCCCCCCGTGCAGTATCAGCGGCAAGCTCCCGCTGGCGCCCCCAACGTGGTGCTGATCCTGCTCGATGACGTGGGCTTCGGCGCCAGTGCAACCTTTGGGGGCCCGGCAGCAACCCCCGCGCTTGACCGGCTGGCCAAAGAAGGTCTGCGTTACAATCGCTTCCATACGACCGCCATATGCTCCCCCACCCGCGCCTCGCTGCTCAGCGGACGTAATCCGCATGCGACGGGGATTGGCGCCGTGATGAACGTGGCGGATGAACGCCCCGGCTATTCCGGTTTCCACGCGAAGGATACGGCTACGATCGCCGAAATCCTCCGGCAGAACGGCTACAGCACGGCCATGTTCGGCAAATGGCACCAGACACCCGATTGGGAAGTGTCGCAAAGCGGACCGTTCGACCGCTGGCCCACGGGCGAAGGCTTTGAAAAGTTCTATGGTTTTCAAGGTGGCGAGACCGACCAGTTCGAACCCACCCTCTACGATGGCACGACCCCGATCATGCGCCCGGCGGGGGACAATTATCATCTGACCGACGATCTCGTCGATCAGTCCATCAAGTGGATGCACGCGCAGAAATCGGTAACGCCGGACAAGCCCTTCTTCCTCTATCTGGCGACCGGAGGAATTCACGCGCCGATCCAGGTGCCGAAAGAATACGTCGACCGTTATCACGGCAAATTCAATCAGGGCTGGGACAAGTTGCGTGAAGAGATCTTTGCCCGCCAGAAACGGCTGGGCGTGATCCCGGCCGATGCCAAACTGACCCCCCGCCCCGATGGCCTGCCTGCATGGGACAGCCTGACCCCGCAGCAGAAGACTTTCGCATCACGCCAGATGGAAGCCTATGTCGCATTCCTCGCGCATACGGACGATCAGATGAACCGGCTGGTCCAGTCCCTGAAGGACAGTGGCCAGTTCAACAATACCCTGTTCGTTTACATCGTGGGCGACAACGGGGCGAGCGCCGAAGGTGGGCTACAGGGCAGCCTCAATTACATGGGACAGCTTCAGGGCGTTCCGGAACCCGAAGAAGGCAAGTTTGCCGGGATCGACCGGATCGGAACGGCTGATGCCTACGCCCATGTCAACTCCGCCTGGGCCTGGGCGACCAACGCGCCGTTCCAGTGGACCAAGACCGTAGCATCCCATCTGGGCGGCACCCGCAACGCTATGGTCCTGACCTGGCCCGACAAGATCAAGACACCGGGTGGTGTACGCTCGCAATTTGGCCACGTGAACGATATCACGCCGACCATTCTCGAAGCTGTGGGCATCGAAGCCCCCAAAGTCGTGAACGGCATTGCCCAGAAGCCGATGAACGGGACCAGCCTGGTCTACAGCTTCAACGATGCCAAGGCGCCCGAACGCCACACCACCCAGTATTTCGAGGTATTCGGCCATCGCGCGATCTATCACGATGGCTGGATGGCCTCGGCGTTCCATTCGCGCCTGCCCTGGACTGCCGGTTTCGATACGGTGAAAAAGCCGTTCGAAGAGGATACGTGGGAGCTCTACGATCTGCGCAAGGATTTCTCGCAGTCCGTCAATCTGGCGGCAAAGTATCCTGAAAAGGTGGATGAACTGAAAGCCCTGTTCATGAAAGAGGCCGCTGCCAACCAGGTGCTGCCGCTCAAGGAACAGCAGTTCATCAACAACTTGCCCGATCTCGCAAAAGGGGTGACGCGCGCAACCTATCATGAAGGCACCGTCAGCGTGCCCGAAAAGGCCGTGCCACACATGAACAACCGTTCGTGGTCGCTGCTGTCGGATGTCACGACGAGCGACAACACCCGTGGCGTTATCGCGACAATCGGCGGCACTGCGGGCGGATGGTCGCTTTATCTCGACGCGGAACGCCGCCCCACCTTCACCTATCGCGTTTTCGATCTGAAGACCGTGGACCTGAAGGGTGCCCCGCTCGCACCGGGCGCCAACAAGCTTCGTGTGGATTTCGACTATGACGGCAAGGGCTATGGCAAGGGCGGCAAGCTGACCCTGTCGGTCAATGGCCAGCCGGTCGCCAGTGATACGGTCCCCGCATCGCCGCTGGCCTATTTCTCGATCAACGAAACGTTTGATGTCGGTCTCGACACCGGATCGGCGGGCGGCAAGTATCCCGCCGGGGCGCCACTGGGTTACCCTTATGCCGATGGCAAGATCGACCAGGTGACGATCGAACTGCGCTGA